The segment GTTCGTATGTTTAAGAGGTGCTGCGGCCATATCGATTTCTTTggatctaaaattttaattaatggctTAATCACTATttagaaaactattttttgttGGATTTCTTTAATCTATATTGGAATTTGTGGCAATTGTGGAAAGAAAGGGCCCAATACTTGTTTGCAAGAGTAGTTACAGGTGTAAGCATTCAACATTCATGTTCTTCATAGAGcgtttttaaaatgataagTAGGAAAACacttaaagatatttgaatggCAATTTCGATAATAGCGATACGTCCCAAGTCTGTGAAGAGATCGTcctgaaaactgaaattcaaaaCATTAAATCAGATCCTCTTGTCTATTATTTTCTATTGGGTGTATGTTAGCACAATAATTTGTTGATGATtgtcatatttttccattttttctaatgtttTATTCATATCGTGTTTTGCATACGTATTTTGAGTATAATTTCATAGATTCTTTCATTAGACACACGTCAGCATATTTCTTTTCAAGTGCAGAAATGCAGActcccattaaaaaatatttgtctcAACTTATGATAAATATATACTATTTGAGTAATTCGTTTGTGTGCAGAACAAAAATGGCCGATCCAGGCTTTCCAGGCCAGCACACAACCACTACAACAGTAAAGTCTTCAAACACTACAGTGGACACCACAATCCGTTTCGATTCATCCTATATCAAGACCATTCCTGGATATCTCAAAATTGCAGCTATTGTAAGCTTCAATCCCAATAACTTGTGATAAACACAGAAGTAtgacaatattatttttaggctTTAAACTTATTGGGATTTATTTGCATAGAAGCTAGTTCAGTATTTTCATACCATTCCAGAGGAACATGGTTTAATTTCGTCTCCATGACCGCATTTTGGGTTACTGGCATACTTCTTGCCTTCTATTTGTTTCACATCATTGAAAGATATTACAGGATTCCTTGGCTCAAGTAAGTATTTTGTTAAACTTTTGTGCCCTAGATGTTTCGATTATATCTCATAATTTTGAAGCATATGTGAACTAATTTGTTTTGCGTTATATCCAAAGGAATTAATGAGCATTAATTAAATGCGTCACattgctttttattaaatagagAATTTAATGTCTTCCAAGAAAGCTTTCTCttatcttaaatattttttcgaatttgttaaataagaATTAATGTGATTAATCTAAATCTGAGGTaacataaaac is part of the Euwallacea fornicatus isolate EFF26 chromosome 8, ASM4011564v1, whole genome shotgun sequence genome and harbors:
- the LOC136340668 gene encoding CKLF-like MARVEL transmembrane domain-containing protein 4: MADPGFPGQHTTTTTVKSSNTTVDTTIRFDSSYIKTIPGYLKIAAIALNLLGFICIEASSVFSYHSRGTWFNFVSMTAFWVTGILLAFYLFHIIERYYRIPWLKFEFIYCALWAALYLIAASLAVTFHVEAYIAAGFFGFCAMVVYAIDAFLKFQAIKTGQLAQGERVLNKQSTTTVTTPSAYP